From a single Candidatus Baltobacteraceae bacterium genomic region:
- a CDS encoding HipA domain-containing protein, translating to MSDHRIGVYADWLHDREPMQLGLLDARAGRTGEIFEFALSKDALGDPQLARQQLDPDISLFAGPQYPRNGRTQFGMFADASPDRWGRRLIDRSFARRKRAGDLPTNARLNESDYLLGVHDTFRLGALRFKLDDAGAFLAADLPTAAPPFVRIRELEAASRAFESDTDDNPGLDEQLRILLAPGASLGGARPKASVSDTDGSLWIAKFPSVNDRYDAGAWEYVLHELASRCGIRVPVAQARRFGGSAHTFLIRRFDRSETGARIHFASAMTLTGHVDGENASYLEIADVLASQGAEAGDDLLELWTRIVFNIMVSNTDDHLRNHGFLLTPNGWRLSPAYDMNPNPDSLGLALDIDDSDNALDLDLARSVAPYFRVRDPDATIKRMYETVAGWRETAAKLGITGGEQDMMAPAFRATK from the coding sequence GTGAGCGACCATCGCATTGGCGTTTACGCCGATTGGCTGCACGACCGGGAGCCGATGCAACTCGGATTGCTCGACGCACGCGCCGGCCGAACCGGTGAGATCTTCGAATTTGCACTTTCAAAAGATGCGCTCGGTGACCCCCAGCTCGCGCGGCAGCAGCTCGATCCGGATATCAGCCTTTTTGCCGGGCCGCAGTATCCGCGCAATGGGCGCACACAGTTTGGAATGTTTGCCGACGCGAGCCCCGACCGCTGGGGACGGCGTTTGATCGACCGCAGTTTTGCACGCCGCAAGCGCGCAGGCGATCTGCCGACCAACGCGCGGCTGAACGAATCGGACTACCTGCTCGGTGTTCATGACACATTTCGGTTGGGGGCGCTGCGTTTCAAACTCGACGATGCGGGTGCTTTTCTTGCCGCCGACCTCCCGACGGCGGCGCCGCCGTTCGTACGCATTCGCGAACTCGAAGCGGCGAGCCGCGCGTTCGAAAGCGACACGGACGACAACCCGGGCCTTGACGAACAACTGCGCATCTTGCTCGCACCCGGTGCATCGCTCGGCGGAGCGCGCCCGAAGGCGTCGGTGAGCGATACTGATGGCAGTCTCTGGATCGCGAAGTTCCCGAGCGTGAACGATCGCTATGATGCCGGCGCCTGGGAGTACGTCCTGCATGAATTGGCTTCTCGATGCGGTATCCGCGTGCCGGTTGCGCAGGCCCGCCGTTTCGGCGGTAGCGCGCACACGTTTCTGATACGGCGCTTCGACCGAAGTGAAACTGGTGCGCGTATCCATTTTGCCTCGGCGATGACGTTGACCGGACATGTCGATGGTGAGAACGCGAGCTATCTTGAGATCGCAGATGTCCTTGCTTCACAGGGGGCGGAAGCCGGCGATGACCTTTTAGAACTATGGACGCGAATCGTCTTCAACATCATGGTCTCGAATACCGACGATCATCTACGCAATCACGGTTTCTTGCTAACGCCGAATGGATGGAGACTCTCTCCAGCCTATGATATGAATCCGAATCCCGATTCGCTTGGATTAGCACTCGATATCGACGATAGCGACAACGCGCTCGATCTCGACCTCGCGCGATCCGTCGCACCATATTTTCGCGTCCGGGATCCGGATGCGACCATTAAACGAATGTACGAGACGGTCGCTGGCTGGCGCGAAACCGCAGCGAAACTTGGTATCACAGGCGGCGAGCAGGATATGATGGCGCCGGCATTCCGAGCCACAAAATAG
- a CDS encoding helix-turn-helix transcriptional regulator codes for MSHIDAYDQLFAQPKPTEVPRPRRRPSSQLTILLRHFRWRIDPKIAALGPYRRLPSRRGKPVTQEELAEYLGVSRTWYGLLESKKPVRASLVLLDRLSAALMLTREERAKLFASALPELDFPFAR; via the coding sequence ATGTCTCACATCGATGCCTACGATCAACTATTTGCGCAGCCAAAGCCGACTGAAGTTCCTCGACCACGACGCCGTCCGTCGTCACAGTTGACGATTCTGCTGCGGCATTTTCGGTGGAGGATCGATCCGAAGATCGCAGCGCTGGGCCCGTACCGGCGTCTGCCGTCTCGGCGTGGAAAGCCGGTGACGCAGGAAGAGCTTGCCGAGTATCTCGGCGTGAGCCGTACGTGGTACGGTCTGCTCGAATCGAAGAAGCCGGTTCGCGCCTCCCTTGTCCTGCTCGATCGTCTTTCTGCGGCATTGATGCTTACGCGCGAAGAACGCGCAAAGCTCTTTGCTTCAGCTCTTCCGGAACTGGATTTTCCCTTCGCACGCTAA
- a CDS encoding transcriptional regulator, giving the protein MALKSNAVSSEGRRRAALREFLMGCRARLSPHDVGLPSVGRRRVPGLRREEVAELAGITPAWYTQLETGSDIRVSPRVLDRVASALRLTDEEKAYLFSLAIVELAVLPCLQPQSHAVLEAFTSLRSLSRRLWAATTAEEALTLVREHCARKLPASSLVSATHTGPGMWEIQRTGHTAAIRSTLEISSYIVANWPPALRDELHLIGTLKHPGHVLARSKATMSTGLALHFSRGLERVKWPALEHVFMAAVHSRNGFVARLEAIYEGQQPSRVDLAMLSAVADLTSLALADAPG; this is encoded by the coding sequence GTGGCTCTTAAATCAAATGCCGTAAGCAGCGAAGGCCGCAGAAGAGCTGCGCTGCGCGAATTTCTCATGGGCTGCCGGGCCCGTTTGAGTCCGCACGACGTCGGTCTCCCCTCGGTCGGGCGCCGCCGGGTTCCCGGCTTGCGTAGGGAAGAAGTGGCCGAGCTCGCCGGCATCACGCCGGCTTGGTATACGCAACTTGAAACGGGATCCGATATCCGCGTTTCCCCGCGCGTGCTCGACCGCGTTGCATCGGCGCTGCGATTGACTGACGAAGAGAAAGCCTATCTCTTTTCGCTCGCAATCGTCGAGCTCGCGGTATTGCCATGTCTTCAACCGCAATCGCACGCCGTTCTCGAGGCCTTTACCTCGCTTCGGTCGCTCTCGCGACGTCTTTGGGCGGCGACAACGGCGGAGGAGGCATTGACGCTCGTACGCGAGCATTGCGCGAGAAAATTGCCGGCGAGCTCCCTGGTTAGTGCGACTCATACCGGTCCGGGCATGTGGGAGATTCAGCGAACCGGTCATACCGCTGCAATCCGATCGACGCTGGAAATCAGCTCATACATCGTGGCGAATTGGCCGCCTGCCCTGCGCGATGAGCTTCACTTGATTGGAACGCTGAAGCATCCGGGCCACGTGCTCGCGCGATCCAAAGCAACGATGAGCACCGGGTTGGCTTTGCACTTTTCTCGGGGCCTGGAGCGCGTAAAGTGGCCGGCGCTCGAGCACGTGTTTATGGCCGCCGTCCACTCTCGGAACGGGTTCGTCGCTCGCCTCGAAGCAATTTACGAGGGGCAGCAACCCTCGAGAGTCGATCTTGCAATGCTGAGTGCAGTCGCCGATCTAACATCGCTCGCTCTGGCCGACGCGCCGGGTTAA